The following are from one region of the Panulirus ornatus isolate Po-2019 chromosome 48, ASM3632096v1, whole genome shotgun sequence genome:
- the Scgalpha gene encoding alpha-sarcoglycan isoform X2 has protein sequence MVLLLLMFGLILGLSDPCLGSEVFSSQLFILPLTHQNFSFLTPGVTYRPSLLKMPDLPSWLHYTYSPAVRTGFVYGVPPEGMQDFQLEVIAKDKHTYETSHRVFKMDVLEQPRKPYEVHFKIKNMNVEELLVGGRWDRLHQVISSDLWQESAEDLTVTSLASATQYGDRLPASPDEKEGVYVSYGSSVPFSTALLELEKEVEPLWDHHPCPSYFKKASYERFFRQQGFAIDWCSFKLYNNKKNTLIGDDADGEDEGPKSPVISALENEGRVYLQRRDQVEKRSYTFDVVHTILIPLVVMLVLLGLLTLAMCCHRNNIIPTGQDIQMVQYASIHRANEALRSLKGREHSPHPSTATTMTQADTFTRSRTASPSSTLPRNSTLSSRRFEDYATLSRPDPPPYQRNGMTPTR, from the exons ATGGTGTTGCTACTATTGATGTTTGGCCTAATTTTAGGATTATCAGATCCTTGTTTGGGGAGTGAGGTGTTCTCTTCACAGCTCTTCATACTGCCTCTTACACACCAAAATTTCAGCTTTTTGACACCAG GTGTAACATATCGGCCTAGTCTTCTGAAAATGCCAGACCTTCCTAGTTGGCTTCATTACACATATTCCCCTGCTGTGCGCACAGGCTTTGTGTATGGAGTCCCACCGGAAGGCATGCAAGACTTTCAG TTGGAGGTGATAGCTAAAGACAAACACACTTATGAGACATCTCACCGCGTCTTTAAAATGGATGTCTTAGAACAGCCTC GCAAGCCATATGAGGTGcacttcaagataaagaacatgAATGTTGAGGAATTACTGGTGGGAGGGCGTTGGGACCGACTGCACCAGGTGATAAGTAGTGACCTATGGCAGGAAAGTGCAGAAGATCTTACTGTGACATCTCTTGCCTCTGCTACTCAGTATGGTGATCGATTGCCTGCTAGTCCAGATGAAAAAGAAGG AGTATATGTGAGCTATGGAAGCTCAGTGCCTTTCTCCACTGCTCTGCTTGAATTAGAGAAGGAAGTTGAACCTCTATGGGACCATCATCCCTGTCCATCGTACTTTAAGAAAGCTTCTTATGAACGATTTTTCCGACAGCAGGGGTTTGCTATTGACTGGTGCAGTTTCAAGCTA tacaataataaaaaaaacacactgattggtgatgatgctgatggggaAGATGAGGGACCCAAGTCTCCTGTAATTTCTGCTTTGGAAAATGAAGGACGTGTTTACCTGCAGAGAAGGGATCAG GTGGAAAAACGTTCATACACTTTCGATGTCGTACATACAATCCTCATTCCTCTTGTGGTGATGCTGGTTTTGCTTGGTCTCCTCACCTTGGCTATGTGCTGCCATAGGAACAACAT TATCCCAACAGGTCAAGATATCCAGATGGTTCAGTATGCAAGCATCCATCGAGCCAATGAGGCTTTGCGTAGTCTAAAGGGTCGTGAAcattcacctcatccttccactgCTACAACGATGACACAGGCTGACACTTTCACTCGATCACGGACAGCGAGCCCGTCCTCTACTCTTCCTAGAAATTCAACACTTAG CAGTCGGCGTTTTGAGGATTATGCTACTCTGTCTCGACCAGATCCACCACCATATCAAAGAAA CGGAATGACACCAACTCGTTAA
- the Scgalpha gene encoding alpha-sarcoglycan isoform X1 — MVLLLLMFGLILGLSDPCLGSEVFSSQLFILPLTHQNFSFLTPGVTYRPSLLKMPDLPSWLHYTYSPAVRTGFVYGVPPEGMQDFQLEVIAKDKHTYETSHRVFKMDVLEQPRKPYEVHFKIKNMNVEELLVGGRWDRLHQVISSDLWQESAEDLTVTSLASATQYGDRLPASPDEKEGVYVSYGSSVPFSTALLELEKEVEPLWDHHPCPSYFKKASYERFFRQQGFAIDWCSFKLYNNKKNTLIGDDADGEDEGPKSPVISALENEGRVYLQRRDQVEKRSYTFDVVHTILIPLVVMLVLLGLLTLAMCCHRNNMDQQSSVFFDELFDDFPRIPTGQDIQMVQYASIHRANEALRSLKGREHSPHPSTATTMTQADTFTRSRTASPSSTLPRNSTLSSRRFEDYATLSRPDPPPYQRNGMTPTR, encoded by the exons ATGGTGTTGCTACTATTGATGTTTGGCCTAATTTTAGGATTATCAGATCCTTGTTTGGGGAGTGAGGTGTTCTCTTCACAGCTCTTCATACTGCCTCTTACACACCAAAATTTCAGCTTTTTGACACCAG GTGTAACATATCGGCCTAGTCTTCTGAAAATGCCAGACCTTCCTAGTTGGCTTCATTACACATATTCCCCTGCTGTGCGCACAGGCTTTGTGTATGGAGTCCCACCGGAAGGCATGCAAGACTTTCAG TTGGAGGTGATAGCTAAAGACAAACACACTTATGAGACATCTCACCGCGTCTTTAAAATGGATGTCTTAGAACAGCCTC GCAAGCCATATGAGGTGcacttcaagataaagaacatgAATGTTGAGGAATTACTGGTGGGAGGGCGTTGGGACCGACTGCACCAGGTGATAAGTAGTGACCTATGGCAGGAAAGTGCAGAAGATCTTACTGTGACATCTCTTGCCTCTGCTACTCAGTATGGTGATCGATTGCCTGCTAGTCCAGATGAAAAAGAAGG AGTATATGTGAGCTATGGAAGCTCAGTGCCTTTCTCCACTGCTCTGCTTGAATTAGAGAAGGAAGTTGAACCTCTATGGGACCATCATCCCTGTCCATCGTACTTTAAGAAAGCTTCTTATGAACGATTTTTCCGACAGCAGGGGTTTGCTATTGACTGGTGCAGTTTCAAGCTA tacaataataaaaaaaacacactgattggtgatgatgctgatggggaAGATGAGGGACCCAAGTCTCCTGTAATTTCTGCTTTGGAAAATGAAGGACGTGTTTACCTGCAGAGAAGGGATCAG GTGGAAAAACGTTCATACACTTTCGATGTCGTACATACAATCCTCATTCCTCTTGTGGTGATGCTGGTTTTGCTTGGTCTCCTCACCTTGGCTATGTGCTGCCATAGGAACAACAT GGATCAGCAATCCAGCGTCTTTTTCGATGAACTCTTTGATGATTTTCCACG TATCCCAACAGGTCAAGATATCCAGATGGTTCAGTATGCAAGCATCCATCGAGCCAATGAGGCTTTGCGTAGTCTAAAGGGTCGTGAAcattcacctcatccttccactgCTACAACGATGACACAGGCTGACACTTTCACTCGATCACGGACAGCGAGCCCGTCCTCTACTCTTCCTAGAAATTCAACACTTAG CAGTCGGCGTTTTGAGGATTATGCTACTCTGTCTCGACCAGATCCACCACCATATCAAAGAAA CGGAATGACACCAACTCGTTAA
- the EMC7 gene encoding ER membrane protein complex subunit 7 homolog produces the protein MVRFWFWKLAIGLLALGCVYGEGEDDQGVGVERYKIEGRVVRPDSSIVSPAEWFANTKVFTNSGHYGFLREDGSFVINNVPSGSYVVQVMNPTFMYEPLRVDINSKGKIRARAVNHIQPSNVVQMPHPLRMKSIGPYRYFLQREQWRLTDTLMNPMVLMTVLPLLLMMILPRLNDPETRKEMEQIQMPKMDTPELSEIMTSFFGGGSTSTQCQGNQPKMRSRPNKRKDKS, from the exons ATGGTTCGATTTTGGTTCTGGAAATTGGCCATTGGGCTTTTAGCCCTTggatgtgtgtatggtgaaggtgaggatgacCAAGGTGTCGGGGTAGAGCGGTACAAGATTGAAGGTCGAGTGGTGAGACCAGACTCCTCCATTGTTAGTCCAGCGGAATGGTTTGCCAACACCAAAGTTTTCACTAATAGTGGCCACTATGGATTCCTCAG GGAAGATGGTTCTTTTGTGATCAACAATGTTCCATCAGGTTCCTACGTTGTACAAGTTATGAATCCAACCTTTATGTATGAGCCTCTAAGAGTAGACATCAACTCAAAAGGGAAGATACGAGCCCGTGCTGTCAACCACATCCAGCCATCAAATGTTGTACAG ATGCCTCACCCTCTTCGCATGAAGTCCATTGGACCATATCGGTACTTCCTGCAACGAGAGCAGTGGCGTTTGACTGACACACTTATGAACCCCATGGTGTTAATGACTGTTCTCCCATTATTGCTTATGATGATCTTGCCCCGGTTGAATGACCCAGAGACACGCAAGGAAATGGAACAGATTCAAATGCCAAAAATGGACACTCCAGAACTCTCTGAAATTATGACTTCATTCTTCGGTGGTGGTAGCACCAGTACCCAATGTCAAGGGAACCAACCCAAAATGAGATCTCGTCCGAACAAACGAAAGGATAAATCATAG